DNA from Brassica napus cultivar Da-Ae chromosome C4, Da-Ae, whole genome shotgun sequence:
GAGAATCCAGGTTCTTTGTCATCAAAGCCAACTGCCTAGACCTTGCTAGACTAGATACTTTTGATGGGGTTTGATCAGAGCTGGTTGTTATCAAAGCTGTAGCTGTGACCAAAGAAGGAAGTTCTCCGTCTTCCCGAATACTTTCAACATCTTCCTTACCAGAAAGAGATCTTCTATCCCCATCGATTTCCATAGGTTCTGGAACTTGTTCCACACTACTCAGAGTCAGAGAGCACGACTTACTAGCTGAAGATCGAATCTGTAACCAGGAATCCAAAGCACACAGAGCTTTATGCAATGCCCATGGAGCGTCTTCGCAGTTCACAGCAGGCAACTCGTGCTTCATAAGCATATCAAGCTGCTCCCTGTAAAGCCAGTAGAAGTATAAAAAGGTATTCAATGAAATTAACATATCAACAGAAATAGTTACCCATGAAAGCTAGTTGACCTTGCTACAAAGGGTATTGACAGCCAAGTTATCTAGAAAAACAGCTATTAAAGCATACTAAGCATATGCCTGACGCACTTACGATTATCATGGTTTTCTAGAATTTTCTCATagtttttttaaccaaaatgaaaaacatatagAGTGGGGGGGACTCACGCAAGAGCCAGATGCGCTTTTTTCCGTGAGCGTATTCTTTGCAGCACTGTTTCCACCCTATGCTGCTGGCGATACAGTGAGAGATCAGGTACAGACGCATCACTTTTAGCAGTGTCAACGTTATCAGGAGTATCTTGGCCGAATAAAATAGGTGACACTTCAGGTAAGATATCAATCCCCGCCAAATGTTGTGCCCATTTATAAGGCCTTGAAGTTCTGTTCTCATCAAACACTTGACCATCACCAAGAATGAGCTTGGTTGACTGCATACCATACCAAGACAAGTGGGTATGTACTTTGATAATATAAAGTCGTCAAAAGTcacatgtaagaaaaaaaacttaaaacgaaaAAACAAAGTTTACCTGATGAGGTGGCTCAAGTCCAGCGTCATCAGGGAATAAGTTAGAGAATATATTCTTCTCTGGTCCATCTGGAGAGCCTTCAACGCCAACACATACAACATTCAGCTTCAGAAAGTACTCAAACTTGAGAACAACAAGCTTGAGGGACTTCGTATCAGGAGTCTCATCATCATATACGTGAAGGAAAATTTTGAGAGGGTGAACTTGGTATAATAATCCTGCCTTGTCAGATCCTTCTTTGCTAGTAACTTTCTTAGGCCGCTTTCTTCTCCTTTGtccatcatcatcgtcatcaggTCCATCATCCTCCAACCTAGAATTCTCTGTATTATTACTCGACATGCCTAAAAGATCAGAACACCAAATTAGCTTTCCTCTCGGTTGAGTCACAGAAGAGAGTAAATTTTCTTACAACAACTTACCAGAGTCCTTATTAGATTGCTGTCTGGCATAAGCTTGAGCATCCTTAAGGCTCCCAAGTAGCTCCAAATCGATTCTCTCTTGAAAAGCTTCCTTTTGTGCCAAAAGCTGAGAGTAAATTACATAAAGGGGAGGAGGAAGCAGCTCGGCTAAACTATGCTGCTTCAGTTTCTTGGTGTGCTGTATACCCAACTGGTTCTGAACTGGAATGGATGCTTTCTTGAGAGACTTGAGGTGTAGAGGAAGGCTTGACAGAAACTTCTTGCGCTCCGCAATGGTTTCTAGTAAACTCTTCTTCTTTTGCTCCAATCTCGCTCGATGCTTACACAATTCTTTCCTCTGAATCAAAAACACATAAACATACAATCacttccacaaaaaaaaaaaaaaaaaaacattcaatgtagatgaacatgaacatgaacatgaacgAACCTGATGAAGCTCAAAATTGAGCCTTTTGGGCATCAAAAGACGGGAAGTATCAGTTGCAACAGATTGATCTTCAGGAGCGTCACGAAAGAAAGCTTCTTCTGAAACGAGATCGATGTCTGGATACTTGGATTTGAAATCTCTGCAAGCCTTAATAGCTTTGACGTAATGGCTCTTCTCGTACATGAGATTGTGCAATTGCAGCGTCGTGAAATCGACTGGGCCTTTCGCTCGTTCCGTCTCCGCCTTCACTTTGTCTTCCTCCGTCAATATCGCGCGATTCGCCTGccgaagagaagaagaaaacccTAAGTTTCACGTGATGGAGATGAGGAGAAGAGTGTGGTGAGAGAGAAACCTGACGGAGGTTGACGAAGTTGAGGAACATCTGGGTGAGGAGTTCTCGAATCTCGGATTTGTTGTTTCCTTCTTTTTTGATTGAGAGCATCCTCCCTACGATTTCTTCCACTGATGTTTTGCTCTCTCGAAGCAACTCCAGTGGAGATTTCACCGGCTCTCTCGGCGTTGCTACTGTCTCCATCGCTGCTTCCGACGTCGGATACTCATCCGCCGTCACCATTCCTTCCTCGATCTCGCCGTCCTCCATTGCCTCCTTCCTCTCCCCCcttgttattttcttttcttttcttttctttctaaacGCTTTCgcattcctttttctttttatcatattattattatcgACAATTCGGtactatagatttttttttaagtttttaccataaaaataaattaaatgacaGTTTCGAGGAgcgaaattttatatttgaagtttcactagttttatatttttatttgcattttggtccctaTAATTACACATTACTTTTATgattcataatattttatgttttattgttttaatccttaaaaaaattatatctcataaatattttaattttgtttacatattttaaattttacacataaaattaaataaaattttaaaataagatttaaaatattttaagctagatttagacaacaataatatacaaaaaaaacttaacaaaaagattttaaaaaattatatgaagacataactattacacaaatttaaatattacaacaacactaatagtcaggtCAGTTTGATCCGAAACCTTCAAATTTTCGAATattgtccaaattttttttgtgtaactgaagatggttgttgttaggggtgggcaaaaaaaccgaaccgaaccgagtcaaaccgaaccaaccgaaccgaaaccgattcaaaccgaaccaaagtctATTTCAAACCATTCGGTTGAAGATTTCCCTAACCCGaatggttcggttcggtttggttttaaaccgaaccgaaccgagaaaccgatgtgttttggtagttatttaaattaaaaaatttagtaataccaatatactaaaattctaatactaaaccacatattttccatttttattcattaacatatattcttctaacctaatatgtaatcatcaaaatatttgatttaaaatatttcatttattgcaggctttttaattttgatgatataagagacattactaatgatgttggatttttttttactttagttaattttcatttgttttaattcttatatatatttttgtgactttttaaaagtttttgtttcagttttatattgaatttagttcACATAGTTATGTTTACATAAATTgttatgtttacataatttatgttgtaaaacataatttctcttagaaaaattaaactaagaagAATCTAATTAAACCGATCCAAAAAAGAACTgaatacaaaccgaaccgaatacaaaccaaaccgaacacaaaccgaaccaaacaaaCTATGGTTTACTTCGGTTGGAAAAATActagaaccgaactaaccaaaccgaaccgaacccgaaccgaaccgagaaaataaccgaagtgcccacccctagttgttgttgttgttgtttttcatgtttttttcgtacaattctttcttgttcatatcaaatatattcacgagtattagTATCATCGAAAAaaattagtcttttagcaatattttatatttctcttttactttcttgttccgatctaatgtatttactaGTATCAATATTATCCGATTTCAACAACCTTtagctcgtaatctacaaagtaaaaatgaggagagccatttttacttcgaaatgcactaatagatcatatatgcattacgaaaatcattttatgaaataatattctattttgttttaagtttaatattaattaagttattttatttaaaattttatatttaatgaaatattttaataattaatattgttgtaatatgtttatatatgtgttagttatttacaaaagttttatgaattcaaattagttatgacaaatataaggaccatattataaaatataaatagttttgaagttgagtttaAAGTTTtccttttggagaagaacacctttaaacttcaaatatagagttttggaaacttcaaaatagagttcctttttgaagatgctcttagtaaaacttattttagtcatttttttcattgattactactttgtgacaaaaacttaaaaatagctaTCCTAGAGAATTAAAGATTTTTCGTTAAGgatctattatattattatttttcattaaggATCTATTATATTCAcgtcaaaaaaaagttttgaccGGAAAAAATGTCATTTCTGAACATAATTACGATTCATATGTTGTACtagcaaaaaaatattgtaagatGATAATGATTTTTAGTAATTACATTGTTTTCCCttaattgaaaaaatgttattttttgtaatGTTATATTTCATACTATGCTatggttgttcaaaaaaatcactaatacaatgatattttttttgtgaaactccaaagaaaattaaaaagaaaagatacaATGCTAGAATAGGAAAACACACTATACAAAAGACATTTTAAATTTCTTGATTCATTGAACTTACAAGTTTGTTAATGTGTTTCATCTAGAGTAGATAATACTCCAGTCAACGTTGATTAGAAACGAAACATATATAATGGAAAAGAACAACGTAACAAACCACAGTGAGAAAAACCTTTTTTCTCTCTAGCTTCTCGCTTTCCGTGCAAACCCTACTCCCAAAGCTTATCCTCACCGCCGCCGCCATGGTTGGAGTACCCCTCCGGCCACTACCTCACCCACCTCATCCCCGACCTGACACAGCCAAATTCCCAcatctcctctcctctcctctcccccatcccccccccccctttcaaCTCTGTTCCTTTTTCCAACTTTCATTCTCTTTGGAATCTTTCCTTAGTGAAATCTTCTTCTTTGGGTTCTTCTACCCTTGTTTCTGACTCGGTTCTTGTTCATTCGCTGCACCCAAGTGAAGAAGTTGCTACTGTCACTACTGTTTCAAAAGAACATACGAACTTTAAATTTTCGATGGATAGTGCTGAAAACCTTAACACTGATGCTCAGAAAAATGCCATGAAAGATATTCTACCTGCAAACATTGTGCAGGATGTCACTATGCTGGAATCAGCAAACACTACTGCTTCTACTCCATAGGAAAAAACAGACATTTCGTCGCACACTGGTACATATACTGCAGTTAGGGTAGAAAATGGCCCTCAGTCTCCTTCTCCACCGCTACCTGCTAACTATGCTAAATAACTTCAAAAATCAACAGATAAAAAGCTAAAGAAGATTGCTAACCTAAGCTTCTCGGCTAACGGCACACCTCGTATCAAAATTCCTGACTCTATTTTTCGAAAAGGTGCAGATCTTCATCAAGACTTTGTTATCGGTGTTTTCTTAGGGAAAACTAGTGCTTTTTTTCAAGTCCAAAGTGTCTTAACCCACATTTGGGGCCGTGGTATGAAGCTTGAAATTCACCTGGCCCAGAGTCAAGATCTATATTAGTCAAGATTCCCAACTAAACCCTAAGAAAGAAAATTGTTGAACAAGAATTAAAGCATATTGGTAATGTCATGTTCTATGTTGCTCAATGGTCTGCAAAAGTAGCCTCTCAACCACCTTCATTCTCATCTATTCCATTATGGGCTCATTTCAAAGGCATACCTTTTGATCTATACACGTAAGAGGGTCTCAGTAGAGTTGGAGATCTACTTGGTTACCCGCTTGAAGTTGATGTAGCTCACATCAAATGTAGAGTTGACTGCACCAAACCACTGCCAAAATGTGGAGAAAGTGAAAGGGATAATGGGGAAGTAGTCACAGTCACCATTGATTATCCTTGGGCTCCACCCATTTGTCCCTCTTGTAAGGAGATTGGTCACCTTGAAAGCCATTGTCCATCTATTAAATGGAAACCATCTCACTTcaaacctcctcctcctcctccagccaaTAAGACCTCACAAGTTCCCCATCCTACTGTGGCTTGTGCTGGACAATCAGCTCAAAAATCTGCTCTTGAAGTCTTCTCCCTCTTCTAATACTGTTGGTCATCATGGCTCTTCTCCAAGGGCCTTGGGATCACAAAACTCCATGATCGCTACGAGTGAAGTTACCCTTCCTACCATTCAACCCTCTGATTGCTCAAGCCCTTCTGGACCTTCCTCAGCTCCTCATGAATTGGCTTCATCTCTTCCTCTCCTTAAAACTCGCCCATCGGTTATTTTCACTGATGCTGGTGTCATCATAACCCCTCCTTCCTCACCTCTCTGTACTCATGTCTACAGTGTAGAAAATCAGGATCCTCCACCCCCTTCAGATATTTGGTTGGCCCAATCCTCACCAAAAACTAACCTCTTGGCCAGAGAAAAAATCATCCACCTCCTCGCCCTCCCCGCTGTCCATCACTCTAGACCTGTCATCCCAAAAACTTACAAAAAACATCCTCCTCAGACCAAATCATCACCTCAAAAACACCTTCTTTCTCCTAACCCTTTTGCATGTCTTTCTAACCTATTTTCTGACCTCTCTGCGTCTCCCTCCCTTCCTTCTTTTCAATCTACTTTCCCCGATGTGGGTTCTTTCCTAGAAACAGGGATGAccataaatcaattttttttatatgtcagaaaacatattttttttggaatgtctGAGGTATTAATGAATCTGATAAACATTCAAACTTTCGGAGGTGGATTACTACTCACCATATTAGTTTAGGAGCCCTTTTAGAAACCCATGTAAAAGAACTATCTCTGAACCCAATAATGAATACCCTTTGCCCAAATTGGTCCTTCTGCTCTAACCACGCCTCAGACCCTGATGGCAGGATTATCCTCGTTTGGAAAGCCCCCCTCTCCATCACCATTCTTCACCAATCTAGACAATCTCTCACTATCCGGGTTGATCATCCTTCAGTCCCATATATTTTCTTTACTGCAGTCTACGCATACAACACTACTGACCAGCGAAATGAGCCGTGGGTCGAGCTCCTGGAGATTCATACTTCTCTGTCCTTGAACTCCCAACCCTGGCTCCTTGGAGGAGATTTCAACAAAATATGTCATCC
Protein-coding regions in this window:
- the LOC106396401 gene encoding THO complex subunit 5B, yielding MEDGEIEEGMVTADEYPTSEAAMETVATPREPVKSPLELLRESKTSVEEIVGRMLSIKKEGNNKSEIRELLTQMFLNFVNLRQANRAILTEEDKVKAETERAKGPVDFTTLQLHNLMYEKSHYVKAIKACRDFKSKYPDIDLVSEEAFFRDAPEDQSVATDTSRLLMPKRLNFELHQRKELCKHRARLEQKKKSLLETIAERKKFLSSLPLHLKSLKKASIPVQNQLGIQHTKKLKQHSLAELLPPPLYVIYSQLLAQKEAFQERIDLELLGSLKDAQAYARQQSNKDSGMSSNNTENSRLEDDGPDDDDDGQRRRKRPKKVTSKEGSDKAGLLYQVHPLKIFLHVYDDETPDTKSLKLVVLKFEYFLKLNVVCVGVEGSPDGPEKNIFSNLFPDDAGLEPPHQSTKLILGDGQVFDENRTSRPYKWAQHLAGIDILPEVSPILFGQDTPDNVDTAKSDASVPDLSLYRQQHRVETVLQRIRSRKKAHLALAEQLDMLMKHELPAVNCEDAPWALHKALCALDSWLQIRSSASKSCSLTLSSVEQVPEPMEIDGDRRSLSGKEDVESIREDGELPSLVTATALITTSSDQTPSKVSSLARSRQLALMTKNLDSPISSKGKSPSFKKYEDDLDLVLDDDSEVDEPAGKNEARVEALGSVKADNSWVDYGAREFALVFSRKTDDGKLWKLEATVQISMEYPLRPPFFSLSLHTSSGNDNWTSESDHYNELRAMEAEVNLHMLKIVPSDQENYLISHQIRCLAMLFDYYMDDPSKRGTATSVVDVGLCKPVDGKLLVRSFRGRDHRKMISWKDRGCASGYPC